One region of Asterias rubens chromosome 5, eAstRub1.3, whole genome shotgun sequence genomic DNA includes:
- the LOC117290919 gene encoding nephrin-like, translated as MDLPKTWSTSLQISLYLLTLITVSQSQSEPSFISQPIERTVLEGDDVTFYCIIDNLLPSHDVSWYRGGIRISTGVTVDPSLTQVVDRFSIEGNEDQGEYNLKITEVALADDIDYYCKVTASSGFNLESDHARLEVHHVPPNKYPGCFPLSKESFVAGETITLTCQSERGNPPVMLKWLRKEQHLSAHLDDSQNGYRSLDYEFTIGPENHGDIFQCKMESSAANTYIRRSCSLGPLNVLFPPAKPILEMTPKIIAADQEIELSCKTDANPTPLYTWSFSNNFDQRRITYTENGQSILFTTELSDNGTAITCNATNEYGTNQSKTLLNFNPTQTKPVYGTTPSQTLKPNDDNSDQPHKPQTDTSNNVVLKPEILAIVASTLTLILLVLIILIVITCRCRPQNPKTVNQMPQMIYGQYGPTSVQGWEQGSIYFEPRDRISVRDMPTWQRPTPWHRNVAVQVPWVEEPPYEEIGQNWDEGMTLEI; from the coding sequence ATGGATTTACCCAAGACATGGTCAACATCTTTGCAGATCTCTCTCTACCTACTAACTCTGATAACGGTTTCCCAATCCCAAAGTGAGCCTAGTTTCATTTCGCAGCCAATAGAACGAACAGTCCTTGAAGGCGATGACGTCACGTTTTATTGCATCATTGACAATCTGCTGCCCTCCCATGATGTCTCCTGGTATCGCGGAGGTATACGGATTAGTACAGGGGTTACTGTTGATCCGAGTTTAACCCAAGTCGTTGATCGTTTCTCCATTGAAGGAAATGAAGATCAGGGTGAGTACAACCTCAAGATAACTGAAGTTGCTTTGGCTGATGACATTGATTATTACTGTAAAGTAACCGCATCTAGCGGCTTCAACTTAGAGTCGGACCATGCCAGACTAGAAGTGCACCATGTCCCGCCAAATAAGTATCCAGGCTGTTTCCCACTAAGTAAAGAGAGCTTTGTTGCGGGGGAGACAATCACCCTTACCTGCCAGTCCGAACGTGGGAATCCACCAGTGATGCTAAAGTGGCTACGAAAAGAACAACATTTATCAGCTCACTTAGATGACTCACAGAATGGTTATCGAAGTCTTGATTATGAATTCACCATTGGACCGGAAAACCACGGCGATATATTCCAATGCAAGATGGAATCAAGTGCTGCAAACACTTATATTCGACGTAGCTGTAGTCTCGGACCGTTGAATGTGTTGTTCCCGCCAGCAAAACCTATTCTTGAGATGACTCCAAAGATAATCGCGGCAGACCAGGAAATTGAACTTAGCTGTAAAACGGATGCTAATCCAACTCCGCTCTATACCTGGAGTTTCAGCAACAACTTTGACCAGAGGAGGATCACGTATACTGAGAATGGCCAAAGTATCTTATTCACAACCGAATTATCCGATAACGGAACTGCAATCACCTGTAATGCAACAAATGAATACGGGACAAATCAATCCAAAACGCTTCTAAACTTTAATCCGACACAGACCAAGCCGGTATACGGTACCACGCCATCGCAAACTTTAAAACCAAACGATGACAATAGTGATCAACCACATAAACCACAAACTGATACCTCAAACAATGTGGTCCTCAAACCTGAGATCCTAGCGATCGTTGCAAGCACTCTGACCCTCATTCTTCTTGTCCTTATTATTCTGATTGTAATTACGTGCCGTTGTCGTCCACAAAACCCTAAGACAGTGAACCAAATGCCGCAAATGATCTACGGACAGTACGGCCCAACCTCAGTCCAAGGTTGGGAACAAGGCAGTATCTATTTTGAGCCGAGGGACAGAATAAGCGTGAGGGACATGCCAACGTGGCAGCGACCCACGCCATGGCACAGGAACGTCGCTGTGCAGGTTCCATGGGTGGAGGAACCCCCCTATGAAGAAATCGGACAAAACTGGGACGAAGGAATGACTCTGGAGATTTAG